The Pristis pectinata isolate sPriPec2 chromosome 16, sPriPec2.1.pri, whole genome shotgun sequence region ggaataagctatCTGTCCCTTTAAGCCTACTTTGCCATTCTTCAAAATcagagctgatcttctaccttggcTCCATTCTCCCGAAGCCTCCCCATATCTCttaattcccttaacatccagaaatctctgaatttctgttttgaattaattcaGTGACTAAATCACCACAACTtctaaggtagagaattctagagattcatctTTGGAACCATGAATGCAGACAATGGTTGCCTGCACTTGTGGGAGGCCGGTATTGCTGGCATATCCTAGTGCCTAAGAAGCCACCAGCTTCTCACTAAAATCAAAGTAGATGAATTCACTTATTTTCTTATACATGACCTCTTTGATGCTGTGGTGAgcagaaaattatgaaaaatagtCAAGATCATATATAGTCATTTGAAAAGATCTTGAGGCAGGGAAGATGGGAGTCAATGTGATCTTAACCTTCACAGAGAGAATACTCTGGGCACATAAGTATTTCTGTAAGTCATCTGCATGATGTCACCTATCTTGGTGATGACCTGGAAAACCTATGCCTAGGAAAGCTTTATTCATCAGAAAGATCAAGCCAGTATGTGGTTTTTCTGATGACTCTGAGAGAAGGCATGCCATGAATAACCACGCATGGCCGTAACAGTGCTTCCAGTAATAGAGTGTCACCATTGTGGCATCCATGGATTGAGTATCCCATCAATTAAATAATTGTGAAAGAAATCCCCTGTTAGTTTAAACTCTTTGGGTCAATTTTGTAGCTACCCATTTCTGACAACAgcagaatgtccctttaaataatgaaaaaagcAACAAATGCACAATGTGCTCCTAATTACACTGAGATTGTACCACAATTGTCATGGAGTGGAGCTTTGAACTCCAAATTATGTCTGTAAGGATGAAAATGTGCAGTCAGTTGGTGCGTTCCCATTTTTGAGATGCAATCTAATTGAAATGACGAACTTCAGAAGAATTCTATACAAGGTGGATATTTCCTTGTTGGGATGCCTAGAACCAGGTAGTACAGTATCAATAAAACgattggccatttaggacagagatgagaggaaattGCTTTATACAAGGTAGAAAACCTTTTGAATTCACTACCCAaggttgctgagtatattcatgacagagatctgtacatttttagatattaaggaaatcaagggatacggagttagtgcaggaaagtggctctgaggtaaaaaaaaatctgctgcgaTCTGTTCAAATGGCGTAACAGGCACAGAGAACTGAATTGTGTGCTCCTGTTCTTATATTACAAATTTTGAAGTTTTCTGAATTGACTGAGCTGGTCACATTCAGTCTTCCAAGTTAATATATAAGCCTTGAAAATTAAGAACAGCAGACATTATCAGATATATCGATCTTATTCTACATTACAAAATCATTACCCCAGTCCTGACACCAAGCGGATGAAGGCATAGTGAACCAAATGAATGTGAAAACAGGAAGTAGATACAGTCACAGGGCCTCAAGCATTTTAAAAGTACAACTGATGTGGCTTTGTTCACAAATGTTGGATTTTGCAGTCGGGGCAAACAAAGACACCAACTTTTCATAGCACTTACAGTTGTTTACAGACTTTCTTATGGATTTTTAATGATTAGAAAGTAACTTCAGCACAGCACCCTCTTTAGGGGATCTGCAAATTGGATGAACAGCAGAAGTAATTTTGAAAATCTTTAACAACCAAGCTGACAAATCCTTGCTGAGGCATGCAGAATTTGAGGTATGCCAGTTCTCACTCCAGTGCACACAATTTACTGGCAAATCATAAAAATCTAATAAAGAGAGGCAAAATAAGATGGAATTCAGAATAAAAGAGGTGAaagacaaagatttaaaaatggatttaaaaaattggagacacaggagactatagatgctggaatcaggagcaaaaaaatgagctgctggagaatctcagcaggacatacagcatctgtggagggaaacagacaatcaacatttcaggtcttcaCCCTGCATCTAGGTTGGGGTGGGGTAAGAGCTgccaagcaataggtggatctaggtgaggagaggttgattggcagatggagccaggtggggataggggacccagatggagtaggtggggaaGGGTAAAGAAACTGGGCGATAAGtgcttggtgggggagggggtggatgaggGGGTTGGTTTGGAaaggagagtgtgagagagaggacCTGGGtaaatcaggagagagaaaggaacagagggggagcaggttacttgaaattggggaatttaatgttcatgcctaGACTACtcaggcggaatataaggtgctgttctagtttgcgtttggcctcaccctggcattggaggaggctgaggacagacaggatggtgtgggaatgggaaagggaattaaaatggcttgcaactggaagctccagatggccattgtGACAGAGCGCAGGCGCTCAGCTaagcggtcacctagtctgcgcttggtctcaccaatttagaggaagccacattgagagcaccgaatgcaatagggattcctattttgtttttaacatttagagaacattttttttaaatgaggctTCTTGTATAATAAAAAATTACTGCTGTAAGTagtcagcaggtgaagcagcgtctgtgaagagagggtaatagaattaacattttagattgaTGATCTTTAACCAGAATTTAGAAAATTTAGAGGTTATAAGTTGTGGAGGAGAGAATAGAGGTAGAGAGAAccaagggaatgcctgtgattgAATGGAAAGCCAGAAAGAGTGAATAACACAAGTGCTGCTGTCAGCTGTAAAGATCTTGGTAAAGCTCTCTGGAGTGGGTGTAAGGAGGAGGAGATGAACTAAATCTAAAATACCAAAACagagaagatttaaaaagaacaagaTGCAAGAGTGGAATAAATGATTATCTGAATCTGTTGATTATGCTAAATCCCAAAGGCTAAGATGTGCCAAGtaagaagatgaagtgctgttcctctagcttatgttgggttttctctggagcagtgaaggaAGCCAAAGGCACAGTGGTCAGAAtggaaatgggatggagaattaaagtggaactggaaactcagggtcactcttgcatAAGTGTTGTTTTTGGTGCAAAGATCACTTGGTAGTAATTAAGATTCTTTAAAAGCAAAATTACTTGCATTGGCACTGGCAAGCCCCAGCTTACTCCGAGGTAAGTAGTTATTTATCATGTATGCAGTACAacttcatagccttctatgtctttcaATGGCTAATCTCTCTGAAAGAAACTACTATTACAAAGCCACTCAAGGTGTTAGCAACTTCAATAACAACTACCTGGTTTCCCTTTTTAACTGTGCATATGCATGTACTGGAAGTTGATAACAGATTTACATTTTGGTGGTGCTGATTGCTTCACTGTTACTTTTAATGCAAAATCTAGCCCAATGAGTTAATCTACTATTTTGTGTGACAGCACAGATATTCTACACTACCTATGTGAAATGTAAATTGGACCCAGTTAAAGCTATTTTGTTGTTTGAGTAAAAGAAAGGGCAGTATATTGATAATGCCCTATAAACAAATTAATAACATCAGCCTGACACTCCACAGCCTTTCCGCCCATTTCTTTCCATTACTCCACTACAGAATCCAGGAGGAAGCAACATGGGTTGTGTTATATGTCCTTGCTCTTTCTTGTATTTTCTGGTCTGCCTCATACAAGATACTTATAAACATGAATTAGAAGCAGTAATAGAGCATTCTGCccttcagcctgctccaccattaattaagatcatggctgattttattgcAACTTCACATTCTGgtctacccatggtaaccttttaaACCCTTGCTTATTAAAACTCTCTCCGCctctcttaaaaatattcaaggactttgTTTCCACCAGCTTTTGACTTGGATTCTCTGAGATAAGAAATTTTGCGTTACCTGTCCTAAATGGGTGACCAccaatttttaaacagtgaccacattctagattctccaacaagAGGGGTGTATGCTCTATATGCACCCTGTCGATACCCCTGTATGTTTAAATCATGTCCCTGctcgctcttctaaactccagcagatataagcctagcctgctcaacctttcctgtgCAGATAATGAGCCCATTCCAAGTATTAATCTagtaaacattctctgaactgcttccaatgcattaacatccctAATTAAGGAgaacaatactgtacacagtattctagaTGGGAGTTCTTCATTCCTAATATTACTTAAGCAAAAGCTCCAACTTTTGTATTCGGTTCCCATTGGAATAAATGATTAAAATCTGTAAGCTTTTCTAATTGCTTAGTGTACATGCATATTCTCCTTTTGCGATTCATTCTCTAGGACACCTagctccctctgcatctcagtactctgcaatctctcaccaattagataatgtttttttttatttttccagctAAAATAGACAATTACTCATTTTCGCactttgtactccatttgccattaaGTAAGTCTACCTACTTAACCCATCTTTATTCCTTCCTGATGTCCTCCTCACAGTTTACTTTTAACCTATCGATCTGTTGTCAGCAAATGTAGCAACCACACCTTCgatgtcttcatccaagtcatttatataaactgtaAAAGGTTGAGGTCCCAACACCTATCTCCTGTGGCATTGTCACTCATTAAATCTTGccaatcaggaaaaaaaacatttatgccAACACTTTTTTTGTTCACCAGCCTTTCTTCTGTTCATACCACATATGTTACCTCCTGTACTGTGAAATTTTATTTTCCGCAGTAACTTTtgatatggcaccttatcaaatctcTTCTGAGAATTTCAGTATCATGCAACCATTCCCTTTATTCACAGCAAACTTGTACTTCTTCAATAAATTAGTTAAACGTGATTTCcttttcatgaaaccatgctgactttgcctgGTTACCCAGAATTTTTCAAAGCACCCTTCCACAGCATGTTTAATAACAGCTGCTAACATTTTCCTTATGAtagatattaagataagattatttattagtcacatgtatgtcgaaacacacagtgaaatgcgtcttttttgcattactgagaatgtgctgggggcagctcacaaatgtcgccattcttccggtgtcaacatagcatgcccacagctcctaatccgtacgtctttagaatgtgggaggaaaccggagcaccgggaggaaacccacgcagacatggggagaagctaactgacctatagtttcctggtttctgtctccctccctttttgaataaaggagttacagtTGCTATTTTCCATGCTTATGGAACCTTTGCCAAATGGAggagttttgaaaaataaaaccaatgcatcagCCATCTCAGTAGCCGCTTGTTTTAAAGTCCTAGGATGAAGACGATCAGGACCCAGGCACTGTCACCCCACAGCTCAAACAATTTGCTTACTACTACTTAACCGGTGATTAAATTTTCCTGAATGCCTCACCCCCTTTCAGttcctgatttacagctatttctgggatgttacttgtataTTCCATTGAGATGAACACTGCAAAATGCTATTAAATTCATTTGCCATTACCTTGCTTCCCATTATTAACTCCCCAGATTCAGTTTCTGTAGGACCAATGCTCactattttaattctttttctaaATATCTTTAGAAACTCTTCTTATCTGTTTTTTTATAAAATAAACTGGAATAGTCATTTACGTTTCATTGAGATCGCCTCCCATTTTTCTAAACATGAGAATAGAGAATAGACCCAGTCTGGTTACTCACTCCTTGCAAAATATCTCTTTCCCTAGGTTGGGAGACCTGACTTGTACAAGGTATTCCAGATATTGTCTCAGCAGAACCTACATTGTtccaataaaacatttttaatcttgtactcaaaatctcatgcaataaaggccaacagtcctaattgcacattaactttcagtgattcatctaCAATGCATCTGGATCCCTCTGAACACaaaatcctggggatttattggtattcagtcccattaatttctccagatgGTTTTTAAACTAATGCCagtttctcccagtttctcattCTGGACCTGTTGTCTGTCACCATTTTTTgcaaaatggagacaaaagactgcagatgctggaatctggagcaacacacaaaaagctggaggagctcatcgggcaggcagcatctgaagggtctcaacccaaaacatcgaccgttcatttccttccataaatgctgcataacttgctgagtttctccagctttttgcgtGTTGCACCATTTTTTGCAAGATCTCCTGAGTCTTCCATgaagacaaatttaaaaaaaaatctgttaaattTCCCTGCCATTTCCTAATTCCCCACTATAATTTTCCCTGCCTTAATGTATATGAGACTTACACtgacttttgctaatctttttttctgtttacatACCTGTTACAGTCTTCTTATGTTCCGTGCCTGATTACTCAtgcattctattttctctttctttatcaaagcctttgctgaattctgagatttttgaagagctcagattaactgtaaggttaggggagggaggggaggggggtttcttttaacttttagtcttttcctttgatctaatgctaTCCTTAACTTCTGTTTTTAGCCAAAGctggacaactttttttttggcttGCAAGGATGTAGGATTGTTATAAActttgtattaattctttaaatgataGCAATTGCTTGTTCACTGTCATACTTTTTAACGTAGTTTCACAATCTATTTTAGCCATTTCATACCTCAATAGTTTGCTtcatttagatttaagaccctggtttcagattgaataaAATCACATgcaatctttatataaaattctgtcaAATCAGGGTACTCTTCCTGAAATAGTATTGACAACCAGATTTTAATTAACTCTTACTCATTGCACAGTACAACCCAAAACAGGCTGTCCTCTTATTAGCTCTTTGGACATATTGATCCAGAAAATCCTCTTCAGTTTACACATACTTTATTAAATATTATAAGTGCATTCATATTAATAATAGGAATTATCATGTCAGAATAATTGAAACAATATTTCACTAACAGCAGCCAATTACAGGGTAAAAGAACAAATGTCACTTAGTTGCAATTCTTCATTTCGGACCTAATACCTAGTTAGACTTTTCAGTTATTTGCTTATGGGTACAgaagggaaataaaattaaaagagaaaagtaaggtGCCAATTAATAACATCACCAGAGTTTTTTCACACTCATTTAAAGATATCATCTTTAGAGTTTATTCCTaacaaaaattgcaaataaaacaaaatatcctggaaaaTTCaggcaggtcagccagcatctatctAGATGATGTgtatcaacatttcgggttgatgacctttcatcagaatttatgATGAAATTAACTAAATTGTGAGCTTCCGAAAGGGCACTTCATTATCAAATATCAAtagaaaatcttggaaatactcagtagatatTGGGGAGAAAAAAACGGATTAAGTTTTAGGTGGATGATCTTCAATCAGCACTGGGAGAAGTACGAGGCAAACAGGTTTAAAATGCTGAGAGAGGGAGTCTggaggagaaaacaaaagggaaagaCTGATAGGTGAATggcaagagagattaaatgaaAAAAGAGATGATAATGCAATGCAGAGGAGGGTAGTAATGGGATATGTAGATACAAAAAGTCAGTTTGGAGGAGCTGTAAATAtgtgatacagggtctcaacccaaaacattgacaattccttttccccccacagatgatgctcaacccgctgagttcctccagcagtttgctttccgCTGTAAATAGGTGAAGCTTATATGAAATTACCAAAGGAAAGtattgtggatgttggaaattttAAATGCCAAAGGTCCCCTCAggctaattttgtttttttattcatttcattaCAGAATGTAGAAAAAGTTGATCAAATAAAATGTCTCAGAAGGAAGCCAAAGATTCCAATCCTCctaatattgaaaataaatccatatcaagtaaaaagaaaacagctcCGAAGCAGCGCAATGCCAAAGAGACATCAAATTCACAAAAACACCTAaagagaacagatttcattttgctAGGATCAAATGTACCTCTTGATTGCCATCAAGAATTAGAAAAGAAAAAGCAGCAAATTCTTATTGGGCAGCTAAGAGCTGCTGAATCACATAACAAGATACAGGACATGAGATTCCGTTACCAAACAATGAGAGTAAGTTGGTCATCATAAGAAGtaattgaagtccattttttGATCATTGTTTGATCGTGTGAAGATCAAAAAATGACTCCATTACATAGATCATCTTGTGACTTATGAAGATTGTCAAGTGTTGAATGCCAGAAGCGTTCTAGCCAATTGCAAAGGGTGTGAAGGGTGTCATAATTTAATTGATGTAAGATTACATTTGATATTAAAACCTCCAATCAAAACATAGGCTCTAATCTATGAATGCCTTAGGCTGGGATGCACAGTGATAAGGAGACAAGGATTTTAACCATATCCAGCAGAAGTTCAATgggcaaatatttaaaatgaccCTGGTTATTTATCATATAATTTCCTCATAAGAACAAATGAACATAAAGAGCAGGAGAAGGACATCCAtcctttgaatctgctccaccattcatttagatcatggctgatctatctgagagccattttccagcattatcacccatatcctttgatttccccaaaacctattgatctctgttttgaatgaacaaaaCAACT contains the following coding sequences:
- the LOC127578907 gene encoding protein LKAAEAR1-like — its product is MSQKEAKDSNPPNIENKSISSKKKTAPKQRNAKETSNSQKHLKRTDFILLGSNVPLDCHQELEKKKQQILIGQLRAAESHNKIQDMRFRYQTMRAEEINLLISSQPTARRAVRLEALLPPYEEQINLKDTLNKLQRKRVEEIMSDEAGLTINRNL